In Hahella sp. KA22, one genomic interval encodes:
- the trxC gene encoding thioredoxin TrxC, translated as MSDTLQVVCPHCDTTNRVPAAKLSAGGKCGRCKQPLFAGHPVALGQNNFGKHLQTSDLPLLVDFWAPWCGPCKMFAPIFEQAAAQLEPAVRCVKVDTESNPQLAQQFQIRSIPTLAIFKKGQEVARISGALQGPQLVQWVRENL; from the coding sequence ATGAGCGATACATTACAGGTTGTCTGTCCCCATTGCGACACCACCAACCGGGTTCCCGCAGCCAAACTCAGCGCTGGCGGCAAATGCGGCCGTTGCAAGCAACCACTGTTCGCTGGACATCCCGTCGCTCTAGGACAGAATAATTTCGGCAAGCACCTGCAGACCAGCGACCTGCCCCTGCTGGTGGACTTCTGGGCGCCCTGGTGCGGCCCCTGCAAAATGTTCGCGCCGATTTTCGAGCAGGCCGCCGCGCAATTGGAGCCTGCAGTACGTTGCGTGAAAGTGGATACGGAGAGCAACCCGCAACTGGCTCAACAATTCCAGATCCGCAGCATCCCCACCCTGGCGATCTTCAAGAAAGGCCAGGAAGTCGCCCGCATTTCCGGAGCGCTGCAAGGCCCACAACTGGTTCAGTGGGTTCGGGAAAATTTGTAA
- a CDS encoding histone deacetylase, whose translation MAKVPLVYHPEYSPEIPAGHRFPMEKFRLLAEFLRAEGVLTDANLFTPEAATQEDIALAHCADYVRDFRHGELSAKHMRQIGLPWSEGVCTRTFRAVGGTLMTARLALKYGLVAHLAGGTHHAHYDHGSGFCVFNDLAVAARVLVRGGEASRVLIIDCDVHQGDGTARILTDDPDIFTCSFHCRQNFPYRKAHSDFDIELDRGSDGRAYMQTMEHWLPYIFDLTQPDFVLYDAGVDVHDDDVLGHLHLKDADIAERDEYVIRQCLERGVPVACVIGGGYDKDRKRLAARHGVMHGVADRLYQEYAL comes from the coding sequence ATGGCAAAGGTTCCGCTGGTTTATCACCCCGAGTACAGTCCTGAAATTCCCGCTGGTCACCGTTTTCCCATGGAGAAGTTCCGCCTGTTGGCCGAGTTCCTGCGCGCGGAAGGCGTGTTGACGGACGCCAATCTGTTTACACCAGAAGCGGCGACCCAGGAAGACATCGCCCTGGCGCACTGCGCCGATTACGTGCGCGACTTTCGCCACGGGGAGCTGTCCGCCAAACATATGCGCCAGATCGGTTTGCCCTGGTCGGAAGGCGTCTGCACGCGGACTTTCCGGGCGGTGGGCGGCACCTTGATGACCGCGCGACTGGCGCTGAAATATGGCTTGGTCGCCCATCTTGCGGGCGGCACTCATCACGCCCATTACGATCACGGCAGCGGTTTTTGCGTATTCAATGATCTGGCGGTGGCGGCGCGAGTGCTGGTGCGCGGGGGCGAGGCGTCGCGGGTGCTGATCATCGACTGCGATGTGCATCAGGGCGACGGCACGGCGCGCATCCTCACGGACGATCCGGATATCTTCACCTGCTCCTTTCACTGTCGGCAGAACTTTCCCTATCGCAAAGCCCACAGTGATTTCGATATTGAGCTGGACCGGGGCTCCGACGGTCGCGCCTACATGCAGACCATGGAGCACTGGCTGCCTTATATCTTCGACCTGACCCAACCGGACTTCGTGCTGTACGACGCTGGCGTCGACGTGCACGACGATGATGTGCTGGGACACCTGCATCTTAAAGACGCAGATATCGCGGAGCGGGATGAGTATGTCATCCGTCAGTGCCTGGAGCGCGGCGTCCCGGTGGCCTGCGTGATTGGCGGCGGCTATGACAAGGACCGCAAACGTCTGGCCGCACGCCATGGCGTCATGCATGGCGTGGCTGACCGTCTTTATCAGGAATATGCGTTATAG